One Chitinophagaceae bacterium C216 genomic window carries:
- the hisC_1 gene encoding Histidinol-phosphate aminotransferase, translated as MEFNLEYLIRDNIKSLAPYSTARHEFTGEASVMLDANENAIGSPVSLDIGNLHEPLNRYPDPLQLELKKQISNIKGVPVENIFCGNGSDEAIDVLMRIFCEPGIDNIIILPPTYGMYSVCAAINNVQVKEVPLTSDYQLDIQAIADAVDDRTKLIFICSPNNPTGNSINRQDIEIVLNNFDGIVVIDEAYINYARQKTFTTQLVDYPNLVVMQTLSKAWGLAALRIGLAFASKEIIGYMNNVKYPYNINEATQKLALQALKNVMQVNEWTKFTIAQRTWLEEALAKLPITEKIYPSDANFLLVKMKQANDVFTYLQSKGIIVRNRSTTKGCEGCLRITVGTEEENKKLIEALENYPG; from the coding sequence ATGGAATTTAATTTAGAATACTTGATAAGAGATAATATAAAATCACTAGCTCCTTACAGCACTGCTCGTCACGAGTTCACAGGCGAAGCAAGTGTAATGCTGGATGCTAACGAAAATGCTATCGGTTCTCCGGTGTCCTTGGATATCGGCAACCTGCATGAACCGCTGAATCGCTACCCCGACCCGCTTCAGTTGGAACTTAAAAAACAGATCAGCAATATCAAAGGTGTTCCTGTTGAAAACATCTTCTGTGGCAACGGTAGTGATGAAGCAATTGATGTACTGATGCGTATTTTCTGTGAGCCGGGAATAGATAATATAATCATTCTCCCTCCTACTTATGGCATGTACAGCGTTTGTGCAGCTATTAACAATGTGCAAGTGAAAGAAGTGCCGCTCACAAGCGATTATCAATTAGATATTCAGGCTATTGCAGACGCAGTGGATGATCGCACTAAGCTTATTTTTATTTGTTCGCCTAATAATCCTACCGGCAATAGCATCAATAGACAGGATATTGAAATCGTATTAAATAACTTCGATGGCATTGTGGTGATTGATGAAGCTTATATCAATTACGCCCGTCAAAAAACTTTCACAACGCAACTTGTGGATTATCCCAATCTGGTGGTGATGCAAACCTTGTCTAAAGCTTGGGGACTTGCCGCATTGCGTATAGGGCTTGCATTTGCGAGTAAGGAAATCATAGGTTATATGAACAACGTAAAATATCCTTACAACATCAACGAAGCTACGCAAAAGTTGGCTCTGCAGGCACTCAAGAACGTGATGCAGGTAAATGAATGGACAAAATTCACCATTGCCCAACGCACCTGGCTAGAAGAAGCATTAGCCAAACTTCCCATTACGGAGAAAATATATCCGTCGGACGCCAACTTTTTATTAGTAAAAATGAAACAGGCTAATGATGTTTTTACATATTTGCAAAGCAAAGGCATTATTGTAAGAAACCGCAGCACCACAAAAGGTTGTGAAGGGTGTCTGAGAATTACAGTGGGAACAGAAGAGGAAAACAAAAAATTAATTGAAGCATTAGAAAATTATCCCGGCTAA